A window of Euwallacea fornicatus isolate EFF26 chromosome 13, ASM4011564v1, whole genome shotgun sequence contains these coding sequences:
- the LOC136342938 gene encoding aromatic-L-amino-acid decarboxylase-like — protein sequence MDVEEFRNRGKEMVDYICSYMNNLPNQRVTPNLEPGYLKELLPGEAPVEPESWDDIMRDVDKKIMPGITHWQHPRFHAYFPSGNSYPSILANMLSDAIGCIGFSWAASPACTELETIVMDWFGKAIGLPNEFITSNKGSSGGGVIQTSASECVLISMLAARNQAIQCLKKNLGSSESEIEDSVFLPKLVAYCSKEAHSCVEKAAKILLVKLRILDPDENGSLDKHTLADAIKKDKENGLIPFFVSAILGSTSSCSFDNLEIVGPICKAEPCIWLHVDAAYAGNAFICPELKPYLKGIEYADSFNTNPNKWLLVNFDCSCLWVRCRVKLTSALVVDPLYLQHANSDEAIDYRHWGIPLSRRFRSLKLWFVIRKYGLSGLQKYIRNHIKLAKHFESLVKGDNRFEVVNDVKLGLVCFRLLANDHANQNLLANINASGKLHMIPSMVKSKYIIRFCVNAENANQEDIEHAWRIITEHASEILQPPSAKKVESTKPPLSRQISKRLAFTRSVSKELYKRSRSRSNLPDGATPILVADSDEEDVEVKSRQNCDIVNVFSSSLDDNVFYDDCKKECQFHPQNPTEIKCSGM from the exons ATGGACGTAGAAGAATTTAGAAATCGGGGAAAGGAGATGGTGGATTATATTTGTTCGTATATGAACAACTTACCAAACCAAAGGGTGACTCCCAACCTGGAGCCGGGGTATCTGAAGGAGTTACTGCCGGGGGAGGCTCCCGTCGAACCAGAAAGTTGGGACGACATTATGAGAGATGTTGATAAGAAAATAATGCCTGGAATCACTCACTGGCAGCATCCGAGGTTTCACGCCTACTTTCCAAGTGGAAATTCGTACCCTTCCATTTTGGCTAATATGCTGTCGGATGCAATTGGCTGCATTGGATTCTCCTGG GCAGCAAGTCCTGCATGCACCGAATTGGAGACGATAGTCATGGATTGGTTCGGCAAGGCCATAGGACTTCCTAACGAGTTCATAACTTCCAACAAGGGCAGTTCTGGAGGGGGCGTGATTCAAACTAGTGCGAGTGAATGTGTTCTCATCTCCATGCTAGCTGCCAGGAACCAAGCGATACAGTGTTTGAAGAAGAACCTCGGTAGTTCAGAGAGTGAAATAGAGGACAGTGTCTTTCTACCTAAACTAGTGGCGTACTGTTCCAAGGAGGCCCATTCCTGCGTTGAAAAGGCCGCTAAAATTTTGCTAGTTAAATTGCGAATCTTAGATCCGGATGAAAACGGATCGTTGGACAAGCACACTTTAGCAGACGCCATTAAAAAGGACAAAGAAAATGGTCTAATTCCTTTCTTTGTGTCCGCAATTTTAGGCTCCACATCCAGCTGCTCCTTTGATAATTTGGAAATCGTGGGCCCAATTTGTAAGGCGGAGCCCTGCATATGGCTCCACGTTGACGCAGCATACGCCGGCAATGCCTTTATCTGTCCAGAGCTTAAGCCTTATTTAAAAGGAATTGAATATGCGGACTCGTTCAACACCAATCCAAATAAATGGCTTCTGGTGAACTTTGACTGCTCGTGTTTATGGGTCAGATGCAGGGTGAAGCTTACTTCAGCCCTAGTCGTAGACCCGCTTTACTTGCAGCACGCAAATTCAGATGAAGCTATCGATTATCGCCACTGGGGTATACCTTTGAGCCGAAGATTCAGGTCGCTCAAACTCTGGTTCGTTATCAGGAAATATGGTTTATCGGGCCTGCAAAAATACATCAGAAATCACATAAAACTGGCAAAACACTTTGAATCTCTGGTCAAGGGCGATAACAGGTTCGAGGTGGTCAATGACGTCAAGCTGGGATTGGTTTGCTTCAGATTGTTGGCGAATGACCACGCGAACCAAAATCTTCTCGCTAACATCAACGCTTCGGGAAAGCTCCACATGATTCCATCAATGGTTAAGTCAAAGTATATAATAAGGTTTTGCGTGAACGCTGAAAATGCCAACCAAGAGGACATTGAACACGCCTGGAGAATAATCACAGAGCACGCTTCGGAAATACTACAGCCCCCGTCTGCCAAAAAAGTGGAATCCACGAAGCCACCACTCAGCAGGCAAATATCCAAACGGCTTGCCTTCACGAGAAGCGTATCCAAAGAACTGTATAAGAGATCACGAAGCAGGTCGAATCTTCCAGACGGTGCCACGCCCATTTTAGTTGCAGATTCTGATGAGGAGGACGTGGAAGTGAAGTCTCGGCAAAACTGCGATATTGTCAACGTTTTTTCTAGTAGTTTGGATGATAATGTGTTTTACGATGATTGCAAGAAGGAGTGTCAGTTTCATCCTCAAAACCCCACGGAGATTAAATGCAGTGGAATGTAG